A stretch of Caenibius tardaugens NBRC 16725 DNA encodes these proteins:
- a CDS encoding 16S rRNA (uracil(1498)-N(3))-methyltransferase has translation MPATPAWPPKSAPRLFVPAPLAAGGHCVIDGQQAHYLLRVMRVAPGDAVILCDDATGEWAARVAHAGKRDVTLDVVEHLRPREQVPDFWLCPALLKKDRFDWVLEKATELGVARIQPVVTRRCVADKLNPERARTILTEAAEQCARTALPELGEPVKLDALLRDWPTDRKLFFADENGGDPATQAFAAHTGPAALIIGPEGGFDDAERAAIRAHGSAQAITLGPRILRGETAALAATALWMGAAGDWAGIPCDTTP, from the coding sequence ATGCCCGCGACCCCTGCCTGGCCCCCGAAAAGCGCACCGCGCCTGTTCGTCCCCGCGCCGCTTGCCGCAGGCGGCCATTGCGTGATCGATGGGCAGCAGGCCCATTATCTGCTGCGGGTGATGCGCGTGGCCCCCGGCGATGCGGTGATCCTGTGCGATGATGCCACGGGCGAATGGGCCGCTCGCGTCGCCCATGCGGGCAAACGCGATGTCACGCTGGACGTGGTGGAACACCTGCGCCCCCGCGAACAGGTGCCCGATTTCTGGCTCTGCCCCGCCCTGCTCAAGAAAGACCGGTTCGACTGGGTGCTTGAAAAGGCCACCGAACTAGGTGTTGCGCGGATACAGCCGGTGGTGACCCGGCGCTGCGTGGCGGACAAGCTCAACCCCGAACGCGCCCGCACGATCCTGACCGAAGCGGCCGAACAATGCGCCCGCACCGCCCTGCCTGAATTGGGCGAACCGGTGAAGCTCGACGCCCTGCTCCGCGATTGGCCCACGGATCGCAAGCTGTTCTTTGCCGATGAAAATGGCGGCGATCCGGCCACACAGGCCTTTGCCGCACACACCGGCCCCGCCGCGCTGATCATTGGCCCGGAAGGCGGCTTCGACGATGCCGAACGCGCCGCGATCCGCGCGCATGGCAGCGCGCAGGCGATCACACTGGGGCCCCGCATTCTGCGCGGCGAAACCGCCGCCCTTGCCGCCACGGCCCTGTGGATGGGTGCAGCAGGCGATTGGGCCGGGATACCCTGTGACACCACGCCTTAA
- a CDS encoding PQQ-binding-like beta-propeller repeat protein, translated as MTRNSARRYLAMPFALLMATSLAGCGVIGGKDKPTTPTIGNRVPVLSRIESGAKVDPALARVSVVLPTEQINDQWAQAGGPASKASGHLALSSSPVRVWTASVAGSNGKRRLAAAPVVGNGRLYVMDTDATVHAFDAETGRSVWQTQLRVAGNLQASAFGGGVSYADGKLYATNGVGEVAALDANTGAELWKVKAGGPLRGSPTIAFGAVYVMTQDNQIYALDSSDGSPLWQESGATASAGVFGVAAPAAGQGTVVAGYSTGELVAYRYENGRTLWADALARTSISTQVGTLTDVDADPIIDGGRVYALGQGGRMAAYELVTGQRLWELSLAGISTPAVAGEWIFTLTDDARLLAIARSTGKVRWITQLREWRKAKKKTGQIFWTGPALAGNRLWVANSEGELYAASVEDGSATEFADLGSSVSLPPLVANRTLFVMNDDGKITAFR; from the coding sequence ATGACCCGGAATTCGGCACGTCGTTACCTTGCAATGCCCTTTGCCTTGTTGATGGCCACAAGCCTCGCGGGCTGCGGTGTCATCGGCGGCAAGGACAAGCCCACCACCCCGACGATCGGTAATCGCGTGCCGGTGCTGTCCCGCATTGAAAGCGGGGCCAAGGTCGATCCGGCACTGGCCCGCGTTTCGGTTGTTCTGCCGACGGAGCAGATCAACGATCAGTGGGCACAGGCCGGTGGCCCGGCATCGAAGGCGTCAGGCCATCTGGCCCTGTCGTCCAGCCCGGTGCGTGTGTGGACGGCATCGGTTGCCGGCAGCAATGGCAAGCGCCGTCTCGCCGCCGCGCCGGTGGTGGGTAACGGCCGCCTCTACGTGATGGATACCGATGCCACGGTGCACGCGTTCGACGCGGAAACCGGGCGCAGCGTGTGGCAGACCCAGCTTCGGGTTGCCGGTAACCTGCAGGCGTCCGCCTTCGGCGGCGGGGTCAGCTATGCCGATGGCAAGCTCTATGCCACCAACGGCGTGGGCGAAGTCGCCGCGTTGGATGCGAACACGGGTGCGGAACTGTGGAAGGTCAAGGCTGGCGGTCCGCTGCGCGGATCACCCACGATCGCCTTCGGCGCCGTCTACGTGATGACGCAAGACAACCAGATCTACGCGCTGGACAGCAGCGATGGTTCGCCGCTCTGGCAGGAATCGGGTGCGACGGCTTCGGCGGGCGTATTCGGAGTGGCTGCCCCGGCAGCAGGGCAGGGCACTGTGGTGGCCGGGTACAGCACCGGCGAACTGGTTGCCTATCGCTATGAAAACGGCCGTACCCTGTGGGCGGACGCATTGGCGCGGACATCGATTTCCACGCAGGTCGGCACGCTGACCGACGTGGATGCCGACCCGATTATCGATGGGGGCCGGGTCTATGCGCTGGGGCAGGGCGGCCGTATGGCTGCCTATGAACTGGTCACCGGCCAGCGTCTGTGGGAATTGAGCCTTGCCGGTATTTCGACCCCGGCCGTGGCGGGGGAATGGATTTTCACCCTGACCGATGATGCCCGGCTGCTGGCGATTGCCCGTTCGACCGGCAAGGTCCGGTGGATCACGCAGCTGCGCGAATGGCGCAAGGCCAAGAAAAAGACCGGTCAGATCTTCTGGACCGGGCCGGCGCTGGCAGGCAATCGCCTGTGGGTGGCCAATTCGGAAGGCGAGCTCTACGCGGCCAGTGTCGAGGATGGCTCGGCCACGGAATTCGCCGATCTTGGTTCCTCGGTTTCGCTGCCGCCGCTGGTCGCCAACCGCACGCTTTTCGTCATGAACGATGACGGGAAGATCACGGCGTTCCGTTAA
- a CDS encoding tetratricopeptide repeat protein, with amino-acid sequence MALRPNRPQSRADQLAERKAAEDNALLREVDDAVRQDQMKSAAKRFGIPVLAAVVAGLVGFGGYLLWHENSESSRETASEDLVRAIDTLGAGHNDAADKALAKVAQDASPGAEAAAQLLRAGIALEQGRKDEAVKLFNAVAGNSSVPAPYRDLATIRAVSANFDAMKPEDVIARLKPLAEPGDPWFGSAGELVGAAYLKQGKADLAGPLFASIAKDKDVPETLRSRARQMAGLLGVDAITDADTLVQQAAAAAANGAADAPAGAPSAQ; translated from the coding sequence GTGGCACTCAGACCGAACCGCCCTCAATCCCGTGCAGACCAACTCGCCGAACGCAAGGCGGCAGAGGATAATGCGCTGCTGCGCGAAGTCGATGACGCGGTCCGTCAGGACCAGATGAAGAGCGCGGCCAAGCGTTTCGGGATTCCCGTGCTGGCTGCGGTGGTCGCGGGCCTCGTCGGGTTCGGCGGGTATCTGCTGTGGCATGAGAACAGCGAATCCAGTCGCGAAACGGCATCGGAAGACCTGGTGCGCGCCATCGATACGCTGGGTGCCGGTCACAATGATGCGGCGGACAAGGCGCTGGCCAAAGTTGCGCAGGATGCAAGCCCGGGCGCGGAAGCCGCTGCCCAATTGCTGCGCGCAGGTATTGCGCTGGAACAGGGCCGCAAGGATGAGGCTGTGAAGCTGTTCAACGCGGTTGCAGGCAACAGCAGCGTACCCGCGCCCTATCGCGATCTCGCGACCATTCGTGCGGTTTCCGCCAATTTCGATGCGATGAAGCCTGAAGATGTGATCGCCAGGCTCAAGCCGTTGGCCGAACCGGGTGATCCGTGGTTCGGCAGCGCCGGTGAACTGGTTGGTGCTGCCTATCTGAAGCAGGGCAAGGCCGATCTGGCTGGCCCGCTGTTCGCTTCGATTGCCAAGGACAAGGACGTACCGGAAACCCTGCGCAGCCGCGCCCGCCAGATGGCCGGGCTGCTGGGCGTGGATGCGATTACGGATGCGGATACACTGGTGCAGCAGGCCGCCGCCGCCGCTGCGAACGGTGCGGCGGATGCGCCCGCCGGTGCACCATCGGCACAATAA
- a CDS encoding putative quinol monooxygenase, translating to MTNASDLVLVVGHFRLPPERLDEARPMMRRVIDATRREPGCLSYSYAEDVADPGLIRVSEAWESREALAAHFATPHMRQWQEERAGLGLYDRDITRYDVAGAEKL from the coding sequence ATGACGAACGCTTCTGACCTGGTGCTGGTGGTGGGGCATTTCCGCCTTCCGCCCGAACGACTGGACGAAGCGCGCCCGATGATGCGGCGCGTGATCGATGCCACGCGGCGCGAACCGGGCTGCCTGTCCTACAGCTATGCCGAAGATGTGGCTGACCCCGGCCTGATCCGCGTCAGCGAAGCGTGGGAAAGCCGGGAAGCGCTGGCCGCGCATTTCGCCACCCCCCATATGCGCCAATGGCAGGAAGAACGCGCGGGTCTCGGCCTCTACGACCGCGACATTACCCGCTACGACGTGGCGGGCGCAGAAAAACTCTGA
- a CDS encoding protein adenylyltransferase SelO family protein gives MRAEPQAAPYTPDPQILAIADWLGDPVAAADFPATKLRFRNRRWDKAVGLDGLSDAEWVRHFGRFEPLPGNLPQPLALRYHGHQFRVFNPEIGDGRGFLFAQLRDGEGRLLDLGTKGSGQTPHSRSGDGRLTLKGAVREILATEMLEALGAYTSKTFSVIETGEDLWRNDEPSPTRSAVMVRLSHGHIRIGTFQRLAVLEEHAALEQLVAYCLEQYPGNLPPADAPGRDEPAVILLNQVVERLADLAASYVTAGFVHGVLNTDNMNISGESFDYGPWRWLPQWEMGFTAAYFDHSGLYAFGRQVEALSWNCAQLAVALRPLAESQPLVAALERFGPLYQQNLVRRFLWRLGVAPLSPERDLQLVATAEAGMRETAASPDLFFFTHQGGRAAQGELADALQGFQPLERNDSYWSGNHPEALLIDEVEAICSPIDSHDDWSTLETKIAAIRRMGNAMGDPLPPPGKSQSADRAIGGISHAPVSLCSTAL, from the coding sequence ATGCGAGCAGAACCGCAAGCCGCCCCATACACGCCCGACCCGCAAATTCTCGCTATCGCCGACTGGCTTGGCGATCCGGTCGCGGCTGCCGATTTTCCTGCAACGAAATTGCGCTTCCGCAATCGTCGCTGGGACAAGGCCGTCGGTCTGGACGGGTTGAGCGATGCCGAATGGGTCCGCCATTTCGGCCGCTTCGAACCGCTGCCCGGCAATCTCCCGCAACCGCTGGCCTTGCGCTATCATGGGCACCAGTTCCGCGTGTTCAACCCGGAAATCGGCGATGGTCGCGGGTTTCTGTTCGCGCAATTGCGCGATGGCGAAGGGCGTTTGCTCGATCTTGGGACCAAAGGTTCGGGCCAGACCCCCCACAGCCGCAGCGGCGATGGCCGGCTGACGCTGAAAGGGGCCGTGCGCGAAATTCTCGCCACCGAAATGCTCGAAGCGCTGGGCGCCTATACCAGCAAGACCTTCTCCGTCATCGAAACGGGGGAAGACCTGTGGCGCAATGACGAACCTTCGCCCACCCGTTCCGCAGTGATGGTGCGGCTCAGTCATGGACATATCCGTATCGGCACCTTCCAGCGGCTAGCCGTGCTGGAAGAACATGCCGCGCTGGAACAACTGGTCGCCTATTGCCTCGAACAATACCCCGGCAACCTGCCCCCGGCCGATGCCCCCGGCCGCGATGAACCGGCGGTCATCCTGCTTAATCAGGTGGTCGAACGGCTGGCCGATCTGGCCGCCAGCTACGTTACCGCCGGGTTCGTGCATGGCGTGCTGAATACCGATAACATGAACATCTCCGGCGAAAGCTTCGACTATGGCCCGTGGCGCTGGCTACCACAGTGGGAAATGGGCTTTACCGCCGCCTATTTCGACCATTCCGGACTCTATGCCTTCGGCCGGCAGGTGGAAGCGCTGTCATGGAACTGCGCCCAACTGGCCGTCGCCTTGCGCCCCCTTGCCGAATCGCAGCCGCTGGTGGCCGCGCTCGAACGGTTTGGCCCACTCTATCAGCAGAATCTCGTGCGCCGGTTCCTTTGGCGGCTGGGCGTCGCGCCACTCTCTCCGGAACGCGATCTCCAGCTTGTCGCCACGGCCGAGGCGGGGATGCGCGAAACCGCTGCATCGCCCGATCTGTTCTTTTTCACGCACCAGGGCGGGCGCGCCGCGCAAGGGGAACTGGCCGACGCCTTGCAGGGTTTCCAGCCGCTGGAACGGAATGATAGCTACTGGTCAGGCAATCACCCCGAGGCGCTGCTGATCGATGAAGTGGAAGCCATCTGCTCACCGATCGACAGCCATGACGACTGGTCCACACTGGAAACCAAGATCGCCGCGATCCGCCGCATGGGCAATGCCATGGGCGATCCGCTGCCCCCGCCGGGCAAAAGCCAATCGGCTGACAGGGCTATCGGCGGGATTTCGCACGCACCGGTTTCGTTATGCAGTACCGCGCTTTAA
- a CDS encoding alpha/beta fold hydrolase: MAGSGTQGTTDYEDRFWTSPDGLKLHYRDYAGPDTRPPLLCLPGLTRNARDFEGLANRFAGEWRMICVDLRGRGDSEYAKDWESYNPLTYLADIEALLAQVGMRRFVAIGTSLGGLLTMLLAATNAQRIAGAVLNDIGPVIEPEGLERIRSYVGQMRSFPTWMHAARALEESLGDIYPDYTIPEWLRMAKRLMDYTGNERIAFDYDMKIAEPFRQPGGETASPNMWPAFEALAGRPVLALRGALSDILSDATLKVMCARLPDAEGVTITRTGHAPTFDEPAALDAVARLLAKVS, encoded by the coding sequence ATGGCCGGTTCGGGTACGCAGGGCACCACCGACTACGAAGACAGATTCTGGACCAGCCCCGATGGGCTGAAACTGCATTACCGGGATTATGCCGGACCCGATACGCGCCCGCCGTTGCTGTGCCTGCCGGGGCTGACGCGCAATGCCCGCGATTTCGAAGGCCTGGCCAACCGTTTCGCCGGCGAATGGCGGATGATCTGCGTCGATCTGCGCGGGCGGGGCGATAGCGAATATGCGAAAGATTGGGAAAGTTACAATCCGCTGACCTATCTTGCGGATATCGAGGCGCTGTTGGCGCAGGTGGGTATGCGCCGCTTCGTGGCGATCGGCACGTCGCTGGGCGGGTTGCTGACCATGCTGCTGGCGGCCACCAACGCGCAGCGCATCGCCGGGGCGGTTCTCAATGATATCGGGCCGGTGATCGAACCGGAAGGGCTGGAACGCATCCGTTCCTACGTTGGTCAGATGCGCAGCTTCCCGACATGGATGCATGCGGCGCGCGCGCTGGAGGAAAGCTTGGGCGATATCTACCCCGATTACACTATCCCGGAATGGCTGCGGATGGCCAAGCGCCTGATGGACTACACCGGGAATGAACGTATCGCCTTCGATTATGATATGAAAATCGCAGAGCCGTTCCGCCAGCCGGGCGGGGAAACCGCCAGCCCCAATATGTGGCCGGCATTCGAGGCGCTGGCCGGGCGGCCGGTGCTGGCATTACGCGGGGCCTTGTCCGACATTCTTTCGGACGCGACGTTGAAAGTGATGTGCGCGCGCCTGCCCGATGCGGAAGGGGTGACGATCACCCGCACGGGGCATGCGCCGACGTTCGATGAACCCGCAGCACTGGACGCGGTTGCCCGTCTTCTGGCCAAAGTTTCATGA
- the ubiA gene encoding 4-hydroxybenzoate octaprenyltransferase, whose protein sequence is MADSIVPDTEHRGLIARLPQLPRDLAQLARFDRPIGWWLLFWPCVWGVWLAGAGLQWALIGWFLLGSVAMRGAGCVLNDIVDADLDRQVARTASRPVASGRVSIKLAWAWLAALCLVGLVVLLQLRWQAQVVALGSVVLVAAYPFMKRITWWPQAWLGMVFTWGALVGWVALRDDHGYVLAALYAGAICWCIGYDTIYALQDREDDALVGIRSSALRMGRHVRGGVGAFYAAAVALWALAFWLLRGDVLALAGLLPVALHLAWQVVTLDSGDGANALARFRSNRFAGMLMALACLVVGNA, encoded by the coding sequence ATGGCAGACAGCATTGTCCCCGATACCGAACATCGCGGCCTTATCGCCCGGCTGCCCCAATTGCCGCGCGATTTGGCGCAACTGGCGCGGTTTGACCGGCCGATCGGCTGGTGGCTGCTGTTCTGGCCCTGTGTATGGGGGGTATGGCTGGCCGGTGCGGGCCTGCAATGGGCCCTGATCGGCTGGTTCCTGTTGGGCAGTGTGGCGATGCGCGGCGCGGGCTGTGTGCTGAACGATATCGTCGATGCCGATCTCGACCGGCAGGTGGCACGCACCGCCAGCCGCCCGGTGGCGAGCGGGCGGGTCAGCATAAAGCTGGCCTGGGCGTGGCTGGCGGCGCTGTGTCTGGTGGGGCTGGTCGTGCTGCTGCAATTGCGCTGGCAGGCGCAAGTGGTGGCACTGGGCAGTGTGGTGCTGGTGGCGGCCTATCCGTTCATGAAACGGATCACGTGGTGGCCGCAGGCGTGGCTGGGCATGGTCTTCACATGGGGGGCACTGGTCGGCTGGGTCGCCTTGCGGGATGATCATGGGTATGTGCTGGCGGCGCTCTATGCCGGGGCGATCTGCTGGTGCATCGGGTATGACACGATCTATGCCCTGCAGGACCGCGAAGACGATGCCCTGGTCGGCATCCGGTCCAGCGCCCTGCGTATGGGGCGCCATGTGCGCGGCGGGGTGGGGGCGTTTTATGCCGCTGCGGTGGCGCTGTGGGCGCTGGCGTTCTGGCTGCTGCGCGGCGATGTGCTGGCGCTGGCGGGCTTGCTGCCCGTGGCGCTGCATCTGGCATGGCAGGTGGTCACGCTGGATAGCGGGGATGGCGCGAATGCACTGGCGCGGTTCCGGTCAAACCGCTTTGCCGGCATGTTGATGGCGCTTGCCTGCCTCGTGGTGGGGAACGCCTGA
- a CDS encoding methyltransferase family protein, which produces MENAQKPPVSDVSAGVGLSGVVGLLVWLVICRNWPALAAAFGFSGDQGVLNGPYAALLALFFSGIPMVAWSLCVDKVHRRASTGIDWANPRPLASALETAVTKIAGLWATWAVIAVLYCLARWYWRGNYLFAMELLTALVVPLLLVSIPYVVWLDRYLVQPRDQAWHFGAMLIGREPYDRQEIYHHLRGWAVKGFFIAFMFSILPGGWEMAVTADFIGGVTNPVVFCMALINLMFMFDVQIAMVGYLLTLKPLDANIRTANPYLGGWLSALLCYPPFMLMNSGNVLDYHVNVADWAYWFEGYTALLWVWGAVLVFLTAIYAWATVAFGIRFSNLTYRGVLTNGPYRFTRHPAYLSKNLFWWLSTLPFLVTSHSLTDMVRNTAILAIVSGIYYWRAKTEEQHLLAEDAKYRAYHAWMAQNAPITRGLSKLLNLFRPRGPEIQGVN; this is translated from the coding sequence ATGGAAAACGCACAGAAACCGCCTGTCAGCGATGTTTCGGCCGGTGTCGGCCTGTCCGGTGTTGTCGGGCTGTTGGTCTGGCTGGTGATTTGCCGCAACTGGCCCGCGCTTGCTGCGGCATTCGGCTTCAGTGGCGATCAGGGCGTGTTAAACGGCCCCTATGCGGCGCTTCTGGCACTGTTCTTTTCGGGCATTCCGATGGTCGCCTGGTCGCTCTGCGTCGACAAGGTCCATCGCCGCGCTTCGACCGGGATCGACTGGGCCAATCCCCGTCCGCTGGCCAGCGCATTGGAAACCGCTGTAACCAAGATCGCGGGCCTGTGGGCGACATGGGCGGTTATCGCGGTCCTCTATTGCCTTGCCCGTTGGTATTGGCGGGGCAATTACCTCTTCGCCATGGAATTGCTGACTGCGCTGGTCGTGCCGCTGCTGCTGGTGTCGATTCCCTATGTCGTCTGGCTCGATCGCTATCTGGTGCAGCCGCGCGATCAGGCTTGGCATTTCGGCGCCATGTTGATCGGGCGCGAACCCTATGACCGGCAGGAAATCTACCACCACTTGCGGGGGTGGGCGGTGAAGGGGTTCTTCATCGCGTTCATGTTCTCGATCCTTCCCGGCGGATGGGAGATGGCGGTGACGGCGGATTTCATCGGCGGGGTGACCAATCCCGTCGTGTTCTGCATGGCGCTGATCAACCTGATGTTTATGTTCGACGTGCAGATCGCGATGGTAGGCTATCTGCTGACCCTCAAGCCGCTCGACGCGAATATCCGCACGGCCAACCCCTATCTGGGCGGCTGGCTGTCGGCGCTGCTGTGCTATCCCCCGTTTATGCTGATGAACAGCGGCAACGTGCTGGATTACCATGTGAACGTTGCCGACTGGGCGTACTGGTTCGAAGGCTATACCGCGCTGTTGTGGGTATGGGGTGCGGTGCTGGTGTTCCTGACCGCGATCTACGCCTGGGCGACAGTGGCGTTCGGCATCCGGTTTTCCAACCTGACCTATCGCGGGGTGCTGACCAATGGCCCCTATCGGTTCACCCGGCACCCGGCCTATCTCTCGAAGAACCTGTTCTGGTGGCTGTCGACCCTGCCGTTTCTGGTGACCAGCCATTCGCTGACCGACATGGTGCGCAACACCGCGATCCTCGCGATTGTTAGCGGAATCTATTACTGGCGCGCCAAAACGGAAGAGCAGCACCTTTTGGCCGAAGATGCAAAGTATCGCGCCTATCATGCGTGGATGGCGCAGAATGCGCCGATTACGCGCGGCCTGTCGAAACTGCTGAACCTGTTCCGCCCGCGCGGCCCCGAAATACAGGGCGTGAACTGA
- a CDS encoding glutamate--cysteine ligase, with the protein MSTRQVSDHDDPLIESISQLAEPMARGEKPREQWRIGTEHEKLVFHRADHHAPSYGEPGGIRDLLLALTEFGWEPIEENGTVIAMKGADGTVSLEPAGQLELSGAPLENLHQTCAETGRHLYEVKAVGERLGLDFLGLGMWPDKTRAELPIMPKGRYEIMLRHMPRVGNLGLDMMLRTCTIQVNLDYASEADMVKKFRVGLALQPLATALFANSPFTEGKPNGFLSYRSHIWSDTDPHRTGMLPFVFEQGFGYERYVDYMLDVPMYFVFRDGRYIDAAGQSFRDFMKGQLPALPGELPTLSDWTDHLSTAFPEVRLKSFLEMRGADGGPHDRICALPAFWVGLLYDDGALDAAWDLVRHWSMEERETLRNAVPRLALDAPLPGGGKLADIAGEVLDIAGAGLTARNRRNASGDNESGILAPLREIVASGKVPAQRLLDKYHGEWGGDLSRVYDERF; encoded by the coding sequence ATGAGTACGCGTCAGGTTTCAGACCACGATGATCCGCTGATCGAGAGCATCAGCCAGCTTGCCGAGCCCATGGCGCGGGGCGAAAAGCCGCGCGAACAATGGCGGATCGGGACCGAGCATGAAAAGCTCGTATTCCATCGCGCCGATCACCACGCGCCCTCCTATGGCGAACCCGGCGGCATTCGCGACCTGCTGCTCGCGCTCACCGAATTCGGCTGGGAACCGATCGAGGAAAACGGCACGGTCATCGCCATGAAAGGCGCGGATGGCACTGTCAGCCTCGAACCGGCGGGCCAGCTGGAACTGTCGGGCGCGCCACTGGAAAACCTGCATCAGACCTGCGCCGAGACGGGCCGCCACCTGTATGAGGTGAAGGCGGTTGGGGAACGGCTGGGCCTGGATTTCCTCGGGCTGGGCATGTGGCCGGACAAGACCCGCGCCGAATTGCCGATCATGCCCAAGGGACGGTATGAAATCATGTTGCGGCATATGCCCCGCGTCGGCAATCTCGGGCTGGACATGATGCTGCGGACCTGCACCATTCAGGTCAATCTCGACTATGCCAGCGAAGCGGACATGGTGAAGAAGTTCCGCGTCGGACTGGCGCTGCAACCGCTGGCCACCGCGCTGTTCGCCAATTCGCCGTTCACCGAAGGCAAGCCCAACGGCTTCCTGTCCTATCGCAGCCATATCTGGTCGGACACCGACCCGCACCGCACGGGGATGCTGCCTTTCGTGTTCGAGCAGGGCTTCGGATACGAACGCTACGTCGATTACATGCTTGATGTGCCGATGTATTTCGTATTCCGCGATGGCCGCTACATCGATGCTGCGGGGCAAAGCTTCCGCGATTTCATGAAGGGCCAGTTGCCCGCCCTGCCCGGCGAATTGCCGACGTTGAGCGACTGGACTGATCACCTTTCGACCGCCTTTCCCGAAGTACGCCTGAAAAGCTTCCTCGAAATGCGCGGTGCCGATGGCGGCCCGCACGATCGCATCTGCGCGCTCCCGGCTTTCTGGGTCGGCCTGCTGTACGATGACGGCGCGCTCGATGCCGCATGGGATCTGGTCAGGCACTGGTCGATGGAAGAGCGTGAAACGCTGCGCAACGCCGTGCCCCGGCTCGCGCTGGATGCCCCGCTGCCGGGTGGCGGCAAGCTGGCGGATATCGCGGGCGAAGTGCTGGATATCGCAGGCGCAGGCCTGACCGCGCGCAACCGCCGCAACGCCAGTGGCGACAACGAATCCGGCATTCTCGCCCCGCTGCGCGAGATCGTCGCATCGGGCAAAGTCCCCGCGCAGCGCTTGCTCGATAAGTATCATGGCGAATGGGGCGGCGATCTCTCCCGCGTTTATGACGAACGCTTCTGA
- a CDS encoding glycosyltransferase family 4 protein codes for MSGKRAPLRFLHCHSTFDAGGKELRSARLINAFGPGITHHIVSGEPGALSARSYILSSIPTQYPEDFPPLSGIPTPVRLHRIADAMRGYDLILTYNWGAMDAVMAHTMFSRSFGLPPLVHHEDGFNDDEAAGLKRSRNWYRRLALGRADALVVPSRGLEAIARNVWLQPADRVHRIANGIATRAFTKQARKDVLPGLIKRNGEFWVGTLAGLRKVKNLPRLVRAFAGLPDNWNLVILGEGPERAAIRDEAIRCNIVHRVHLPGFTEPAKVIRLFDIFALSSDSEQFPLSVVEAMAAGLPVAAPAVGEVAQIVAEANRPYIVAPGDEAALAAALERLAQDPGLRKALGAANRERAQERFDEAGMIAAYSALYGGVMGMESL; via the coding sequence ATGAGCGGAAAGCGCGCGCCTTTGCGCTTTCTCCATTGTCATTCGACTTTCGATGCGGGCGGCAAGGAATTGCGCAGTGCGCGGCTGATCAATGCCTTCGGACCGGGTATCACGCATCACATCGTATCGGGTGAACCGGGTGCGCTTTCTGCCCGGAGCTATATTTTGTCTTCGATACCAACGCAGTATCCCGAAGACTTCCCTCCGCTTAGCGGGATTCCCACCCCGGTGCGGTTGCATCGCATCGCCGATGCCATGCGGGGCTATGACCTGATCCTGACCTACAACTGGGGCGCGATGGATGCGGTCATGGCGCATACCATGTTTTCCCGTTCTTTCGGCCTGCCGCCGCTGGTGCATCATGAAGACGGCTTCAACGATGACGAGGCGGCCGGTCTCAAGCGTTCGCGCAACTGGTATCGCAGGTTGGCGCTGGGGCGGGCGGATGCGCTGGTTGTCCCCTCGCGCGGGCTGGAAGCGATTGCCCGCAATGTCTGGCTGCAACCGGCGGACCGGGTGCATCGAATCGCCAACGGGATCGCGACGCGGGCGTTCACGAAGCAGGCGCGCAAGGATGTCCTGCCCGGGCTGATCAAACGGAATGGCGAATTCTGGGTGGGTACGCTGGCCGGGCTGCGCAAGGTCAAGAACCTGCCGCGGCTGGTACGTGCCTTTGCCGGGCTGCCGGACAACTGGAATCTGGTGATTCTCGGTGAAGGGCCGGAACGTGCGGCGATCCGTGACGAGGCGATTCGCTGCAATATCGTGCATCGCGTGCATTTGCCGGGGTTCACCGAACCGGCAAAGGTGATCCGGTTGTTCGATATTTTCGCGCTGTCATCGGATAGCGAACAGTTCCCGCTTTCCGTGGTGGAAGCGATGGCGGCGGGCTTGCCGGTGGCGGCCCCTGCGGTGGGGGAAGTGGCGCAGATCGTGGCCGAGGCGAACCGGCCCTATATCGTGGCGCCTGGCGATGAAGCGGCGCTGGCCGCCGCGCTGGAGCGACTGGCGCAAGACCCGGGCCTGCGCAAGGCACTGGGCGCGGCCAACAGGGAACGGGCGCAGGAACGCTTCGATGAAGCGGGCATGATTGCGGCCTATAGTGCGCTTTACGGCGGCGTGATGGGGATGGAGAGCCTGTGA